Proteins from a genomic interval of Aureimonas sp. AU20:
- the cobM gene encoding precorrin-4 C(11)-methyltransferase: MTVHFIGAGPGAADLITIRGLRLIERCPVCLYAGSLVPEEIVKAAPDGARVLDTAPMHLDEIIAEMQAAHERGEDVARVHSGDPSIYGATAEQMRRLEALGIPFDVTPGVPAFAAAAAALRTELTVPEVCQTIIVTRTAMKSSAMPEGEDLATLGRSGATLAIHLSIRNLAHIERELSPLPAYGPDCPVIVAYRVGWPDEAFIHATLSTVARAVREAKLTRTALLFVGRALGAKDFVDSKLYDASHPHILRPVRKAESAG; the protein is encoded by the coding sequence ATGACCGTCCATTTCATCGGCGCCGGCCCCGGCGCGGCCGATCTCATCACGATTCGCGGGCTGCGGCTGATCGAGCGCTGCCCGGTCTGCCTCTATGCCGGCTCGCTGGTGCCGGAGGAAATCGTCAAGGCGGCGCCGGACGGCGCGCGCGTCCTCGACACCGCGCCCATGCATCTCGACGAGATCATCGCCGAGATGCAGGCCGCGCATGAGCGGGGCGAGGATGTGGCGCGCGTCCATTCCGGCGACCCGTCGATCTATGGCGCGACGGCCGAGCAGATGCGGCGGCTGGAGGCGCTCGGCATTCCCTTCGACGTGACGCCCGGCGTGCCGGCCTTCGCGGCGGCCGCCGCCGCGCTGCGCACCGAACTCACCGTGCCGGAAGTCTGCCAGACCATCATCGTCACCCGAACGGCGATGAAATCCTCCGCCATGCCGGAGGGCGAAGACCTGGCGACGCTGGGGCGCAGCGGCGCGACGCTGGCGATCCATCTTTCCATCCGCAACCTCGCCCATATCGAGCGGGAACTCTCGCCGCTGCCGGCCTATGGGCCGGACTGTCCGGTGATCGTGGCCTATCGTGTCGGCTGGCCGGACGAGGCCTTCATCCACGCCACGCTCTCCACCGTCGCGCGCGCCGTACGCGAGGCCAAGCTCACCCGCACCGCGCTTCTCTTCGTCGGCCGCGCGCTTGGGGCGAAGGACTTCGTCGATTCCAAGCTCTACGACGCCAGCCATCCGCATAT
- the cobJ gene encoding precorrin-3B C(17)-methyltransferase gives MSDPVFLCLSPASLALATRLRAALGGEIHGFAPRLSGTDHDVSDLAAHLGALFAAGRPILALMASGALIRLLAPHLGDKRAEPPVLSIAEDGSCVVPLLGGHRGANDWARHVAEVTGGFAAVTTAGDLRFGVALDVPPEGYLLENPEHAKAVMADLVAGEEAWIEGEAEWLTGSAIPVADDARIALTVSTDARAPRSAELLYRPRVLVLGIGAERGAPPEEAVALAEATLAQAGLSPLSLAAVASLDLKADEPAVHAVAAHFGVPARFFDASTLEREAPRLANPSEIVFRETGCHGVAEGAALAGAGEGGELVAPKRKSARATAALARAPRPLDLETIGRARGTLFVVGIGPGSDAWRSPEVSRMVASSTDLVGYSLYLDLLGPLARGKARHDFDLGAEEARVRHAMELAAEGRTVALVCSGDAGIYAMATLVFELMDRGGVSDGARRIAVEVSPGISALQAAAARAGAPLGHDFCTISLSDLLTPWEDIQRRVEAAARGDFVIAFYNPVSKRRRTQLAHARDVLLQHRPRDTPVVLATNLGRPQEKVRIVDLSDLDVDEVDMLTVVVVGSSNTRAFTSGEGRRFAYTPRGYAAKPGTTIAETP, from the coding sequence ATGAGCGACCCCGTCTTTCTCTGCCTTTCGCCGGCGTCTCTGGCCTTGGCGACGCGGCTGCGCGCGGCGCTGGGCGGCGAAATCCACGGCTTCGCGCCGCGCCTTTCCGGCACCGACCACGACGTTTCCGATCTCGCCGCGCATCTCGGCGCCCTCTTCGCGGCCGGGCGGCCGATCCTGGCGCTGATGGCGAGCGGCGCGCTGATCCGCCTTCTTGCGCCCCATCTCGGCGACAAGCGCGCCGAGCCCCCGGTGCTGAGCATCGCGGAGGACGGCTCCTGCGTCGTGCCGCTCCTCGGCGGCCATCGCGGGGCGAACGACTGGGCGCGGCACGTGGCGGAAGTCACCGGCGGGTTCGCCGCCGTCACCACGGCGGGGGACCTGCGCTTCGGCGTCGCGCTCGACGTTCCGCCCGAAGGCTATCTCCTCGAAAACCCCGAACACGCCAAAGCCGTCATGGCCGATCTCGTGGCCGGCGAGGAGGCCTGGATCGAGGGCGAGGCGGAGTGGCTCACGGGCTCGGCGATCCCGGTCGCGGACGACGCGCGCATTGCGCTCACCGTTTCCACGGACGCCCGCGCGCCCCGCTCGGCCGAGCTTCTCTACCGCCCGCGCGTCCTAGTGCTGGGGATTGGCGCCGAGCGCGGCGCTCCGCCGGAGGAAGCCGTGGCGCTGGCCGAAGCGACGCTGGCGCAAGCCGGCCTCTCGCCCCTGTCGCTCGCCGCTGTCGCCTCGCTGGACCTGAAGGCCGACGAGCCCGCCGTCCATGCCGTCGCCGCGCATTTCGGCGTGCCGGCCCGCTTCTTCGACGCCTCGACCCTGGAGCGCGAGGCGCCACGCCTCGCCAACCCGTCCGAGATCGTGTTCCGCGAAACCGGCTGCCACGGCGTCGCGGAAGGCGCGGCGCTGGCCGGCGCGGGCGAGGGGGGCGAACTCGTGGCCCCCAAGCGCAAATCCGCCCGCGCCACGGCCGCTCTCGCCCGCGCGCCGCGCCCGCTGGATTTGGAGACGATCGGCCGGGCCAGAGGAACGCTGTTCGTGGTCGGCATCGGGCCGGGGTCGGACGCCTGGCGTTCGCCCGAGGTCTCGCGCATGGTTGCAAGCAGCACCGATCTCGTCGGCTATTCCCTTTATCTCGACCTGCTGGGCCCCTTGGCGCGCGGCAAGGCACGGCACGATTTCGACCTCGGCGCCGAAGAGGCGCGGGTGCGCCATGCGATGGAACTCGCCGCTGAAGGCCGCACCGTCGCCTTGGTCTGCTCGGGCGATGCCGGCATCTATGCCATGGCGACGCTGGTCTTCGAGCTGATGGACCGGGGCGGCGTGTCGGACGGGGCGCGGCGCATCGCCGTCGAAGTCTCGCCCGGCATTTCGGCGCTGCAGGCGGCGGCGGCTCGCGCCGGCGCCCCGCTTGGCCACGACTTCTGCACCATCTCGCTTTCCGACCTCCTGACCCCCTGGGAGGACATCCAGCGCCGGGTGGAGGCGGCAGCACGGGGCGATTTCGTGATCGCCTTCTACAATCCCGTCTCCAAGCGCCGGCGCACGCAACTTGCCCACGCGCGCGACGTGTTGCTCCAGCACCGGCCGCGCGATACGCCCGTCGTGCTCGCCACCAATCTCGGCCGACCGCAGGAAAAGGTGCGCATCGTGGACCTGTCCGATCTCGACGTGGACGAGGTCGACATGCTGACCGTCGTCGTCGTCGGCTCCTCCAACACGCGCGCCTTCACCTCCGGCGAAGGACGGCGCTTCGCCTACACGCCGCGCGGCTATGCCGCCAAGCCCGGCACCACGATTGCGGAAACCCCATGA